Proteins from a genomic interval of Rhipicephalus microplus isolate Deutch F79 chromosome 6, USDA_Rmic, whole genome shotgun sequence:
- the LOC119167891 gene encoding BTB/POZ domain-containing protein 3 has protein sequence MQGCSELAHAGSSNNPQGPRGGRGGDGSHGATAMDAEGEKVLQRTSSLLQNKAFTDVTFIVGPPSASKKYVGHRVLLAMTSPVFEAMFYGDMADKSKVIRIADIAPIGFENLLRYAYTDNLKLQTVDDAMLTAYAAKKYILPHLLKDCFAFIEKHVTPQTVCQVFEFAQVMEAYPLVHQCLNIIDRQTYHVLTSSNFPNMALHTLETIVRRKYLNLYSEYALYSAVVQWGQEECSRRNLERDMDNVRGVIESVLPLVRFLAMSPEEFCKGPAKSGLLTKEECFSVFMNMAIPGIVPLPKGVSMEGAKRTSPPEHFVARRYQAVSFHAPSRPLRLFGLKFVVPTRNVFLVGVGFPVRQDLGSYSVRQPKFDGQLRCSYKVQEDRREREELDVSFTLAKDKDVRIKFKKPIFVRKGLEYELELQLSSLMSDDVIVPSLKNRKKEDTVEGVTFQFSAFQRPHMSNVLEILEFSDLLFYF, from the exons GTTGCAGCGAACTGGCGCACGCAGGCAGCAGCAACAACCCCCAGGGCCCCAGAGGGGGCCGCGGGGGCGACGGCTCCCACGGGGCCACAGCCATGGACGCCGAAGGAGAGAAAGTTCTGCAGCGGACCTCGTCCCTGCTCCAGAACAAGGCCTTCACCGATGTCACGTTCATCGTGGGGCCGCCGTCGGCCTCGAAGAAGTACGTCGGACACCGGGTCCTGCTGGCCATGACGAGTCCCGTGTTCGAGGCCATGTTCTACGGCGACATGGCCGACAAGTCGAAGGTCATCCGCATCGCGGACATCGCGCCCATAGGTTTTGAAAACCTGCTCAG GTACGCCTACACGGACAACCTCAAGCTGCAGACGGTGGACGACGCGATGCTGACCGCGTACGCTGCCAAGAAGTACATCCTGCCACACCTGCTCAAGGACTGCTTCGCCTTCATCGAGAAACACGTGACGCCGCAGACCGTGTGTCAGGTGTTCGAGTTCGCGCAGGTCATGGAGGCCTACCCTCTCGTGCACCAGTGCCTGAACATCATCGACCGGCAGACGTACCACGTGCTCACGTCCAGCAACTTCCCAAACATGGCGCTGCACACGTTGGAGACCATCGTGAGACGGAAGTACCTCAACCTGTACTCGGAGTACGCACTCTACTCGGCAGTGGTTCAATGGGGACAGGAGGAGTGCTCCAGGAGGAACCTGGAGAGGGACATGGACAATGTGCGCGGCGTCATCGAGTCCGTGCTCCCACTCGTTCGTTTCCTGGCGATGAGTCCCGAAGAGTTCTGCAAGGGTCCGGCCAAAAGTGGACTACTGACCAAGGAGGAGTGCTTCTCAGTCTTCATGAACATGGCCATACCGGGAATTGTGCCCCTGCCAAAAG GCGTCAGCATGGAGGGTGCCAAAAGGACGTCACCACCCGAGCACTTCGTGGCGCGACGCTACCAGGCCGTCTCCTTCCACGCGCCGTCGCGGCCGCTGCGGCTGTTCGGCCTCAAGTTCGTGGTGCCCACGCGCAACGTCTTCCTCGTCGGAGTCGGCTTTCCCGTGCGCCAGGACCTTGGCTCGTACAGCGTGCGGCAGCCCAAGTTCGACGGCCAGCTACGATGTAGCTACAAGGTTCAGGAGGACCGGCGGGAGAGGGAGGAGCTGGACGTGTCCTTCACCCTGGCCAAGGACAAGGACGTGCGCATCAAGTTCAAGAAGCCCATCTTCGTTCGCAAGGGTCTCGAGTACGAGCTCGAGCTGCAGCTCAGCTCGCTCATGAGCGACGACGTGATCGTACCGTCGCTCAAGAACAGGAAAAAAGAGGACACCGTCGAGGGAGTGACGTTCCAGTTCTCGGCATTCCAGAGGCCCCACATGTCCAACGTCCTGGAGATACTAGAGTTTTCGGATTTGCTGTTCTACTTCTGA